One window of the Eucalyptus grandis isolate ANBG69807.140 chromosome 8, ASM1654582v1, whole genome shotgun sequence genome contains the following:
- the LOC120287061 gene encoding ABC transporter G family member 34-like: protein MSTKLNLKQFQRPFVQTWWKSTQTLIKRQIKITKRLHALIILRLFQAIVLGLFAGTLFYKLGGNYNQQQMNSVRALGFVSTMSIMLINLVQLPLYMLQRPIFYKHKAQRFYRVSSYVVAHCVVNLPQTLIEAIAYTVSVYFLAGLSSTGNGAPFFQFLLLLFLVAYFGSSVFFFLSAISAIPEVGNALAGLLVSIFLLFSGFVIYPSNVPVYWKWLVHTNPIHWANVLFCKIQFANEYQDPCSSYQSQLAFCDQFPNMTVGKAYLKFYQLSEDAEKPWLPNLVLIGWTFIANFLGLLGLKKIEFTGTSQSLPSIRSSPTISNYKIKMNKSLVSKLLNILDDNDTEK from the exons ATGAGTACCAAGCTCAATTTGAAGCAATTCCAGAGGCCGTTCGTCCAGACATGGTGGAAATCTACTCAAACACTCATCAAGAGGCAAATCAAGATCACAAAGAGGCTCCATGCTTTAATCATATTGAGGCTTTTTCAG GCAATTGTACTGGGCTTATTTGCGGGAACACTATTCTACAAGCTTGGCGGCAATTACAACCAACAGCAGATGAACTCAGTAAGGGCCCTCGGATTTGTATCCACCATGAGCATTATGCTCATAAATTTGGTGCAGCTTCCTCTCTATATGCTCCAGAGGCCAATATTCTACAAGCACAAGGCTCAGAGATTTTACAGGGTCTCCTCATATGTTGTTGCCCATTGCGTAGTCAACCTACCGCAGACCCTAATAGAA GCAATAGCATATACAGTGAGTGTCTATTTTCTAGCTGGGCTATCATCAACAGGAAATGGAGCACCTTTTTTCCAGTTTTTGCTACTCCTGTTCTTGGTCGCATATTTTGGATCATcagtatttttctttctcagtGCAATTTCTGCAATCCCAGAAGTTGGGAATGCCTTGGCAG GTCTCCTAGTTTCAATCTTCCTGCTGTTCAGTGGTTTTGTGATTTACCCATCCAATGTGCCTGTATACTGGAAATGGCTAGTCCACACGAACCCAATCCACTGGGCCAACGTCTTATTTTGCAAGATTCAATTTGCAAATGAATATCAAGATCCTTGCTCCAGCTACCAAAGCCAACTTGCCTTCTGTGATCAATTCCCTAACATGACTGTTGGAAAAGCATACCTCAAATTCTATCAGCTGTCTGAAGATGCTGAAAAGCCCTGGctacctaatcttgttcttATTGGGTGGACTTTCATTGCCAACTTCCTCGGATTACTGGGACTAAAGAAGATAGAATTCACAGGAACCAGCCAATCCTTACCCTCTATCAGATCGTCCCCAACAATCAGCAActataaaatcaaaatgaacaaatcgTTAGTTTCAAAGCTCCTCAATATTCTGGACGACAACGATACGGAAAAATAA
- the LOC104416493 gene encoding ABC transporter G family member 31-like produces MTLLLGPPGSGKSTLLEILAGKAKVTPSSSLEGSVMYNDKSITDICLSRFIAYVNSQLNKHIPFLSVRETLEFARDCTQGLRPKNFTPQMRKFFAHALVEGQDPFLEYVLAILGLKEVEHKLNGEAFSDFDRQKLTTAELALGTYSVMIYDQPFSSSDLAATYDLVDTLRTMSRIQHSSAIVSLTQLSQEILDLFDRVILLSDGHVLFQGTRQDAIPYFTKLGYIKPLHVESNEFLEDIAAGDGSKYMAPGATSPTLEELIECYNASDHYKDILRIVHGDEVKHTYWVDSEPGLGLTLKTPTKYDCAVDAQPRKETGQQL; encoded by the exons atgactctgtTACTAGGACCTCCGG GAAGCGGAAAGAGCACCCTCCTAGAAATCCTGGCAGGCAAAGCTAAAGTAACTCCTAGCTCAAGCTTGGAAGGCTCGGTGATGTACAACGACAAATCTATCACTGATATATGCCTTAGCAGATTCATTGCATATGTTAATAGCCAACTTAACAA ACACATTCCATTTTTATCGGTTAGAGAGACACTTGAGTTTGCAAGGGATTGTACCCAGGGTCTGCGGCCAAAGAACTTCACTCCTCAGATGAGGAAATTCTTTGCACATGCACTTGTGGAAGGACAAGATCCATTCTTGGAGTATGTTTTAGCAATTTTAGGTTTGAAGGAAGTCGAGCACAAACTCAACGGAGAAGCCTTCTCCGATTTCGATCGCCAGAAGCTCACAACGGCTGAATTGGCACTCGGAACATACTCTGTCATGATTTATGACCAACCATTTTCAAGTTCTGATCTTGCAGCCACCTACGACCTAGTAGACACCCTACGCACCATGAGCAGAATTCAGCATTCATCTGCGATTGTGTCGTTGACCCAACTCTCCCAAGAAATATTAGATCTTTTTGACCGAGTTATACTGCTCAGCGATGGCCATGTTCTCTTCCAAGGTACTCGCCAAGATGCCATCCCATACTTCACAAAGCTCGG GTACATAAAACCATTGCATGTGGAATCAAATGAGTTTCTTGAAGACATAGCAGCCGGAGATGGGTCCAAGTATATGGCACCGGGAGCAACATCCCCGACTCTAGAGGAGCTTATTGAGTGCTACAACGCTTCAGATCACTACAAGGACATACTGAGGATTGTGCATGGAGATGAGGTGAAGCATACCTATTGGGTAGACAGCGAGCCGGGACTTGGGTTGACTCTCAAGACACCAACCAAGTATGATTGTGCAGTTGATGCACAGCCAAGAAAAGAGACAGGTCAGCAGCTCTGA